In the genome of Terriglobales bacterium, one region contains:
- a CDS encoding YajQ family cyclic di-GMP-binding protein, with the protein MADNSFDIVSRVDLQEVSNAVQQALKEVHTRFDLKNSKSDIQIEGKEALVLSSEDEFKLKAVNDVLQQKLAKRHVPLKALSYGKVEPAAGSTVRQRITLQQGIPVEKAREIVKVIKDSKKKVQASIQGDTVRVSGRDRDTLQEIIALLRGSDFGIDMQFTNYRTN; encoded by the coding sequence ATGGCGGATAATTCCTTCGACATCGTGAGCCGGGTGGACCTGCAGGAGGTTTCGAACGCCGTGCAGCAGGCGCTGAAGGAAGTGCATACGCGATTCGACTTGAAGAATTCGAAGTCGGACATCCAGATCGAGGGCAAAGAGGCGCTGGTGCTGAGCTCGGAGGACGAATTCAAGCTGAAGGCGGTGAACGACGTCCTGCAGCAGAAGCTGGCGAAGCGGCACGTGCCGCTGAAGGCGCTGAGCTACGGCAAGGTCGAGCCGGCGGCGGGAAGCACGGTGCGGCAGCGTATCACGCTGCAGCAGGGCATTCCGGTGGAGAAGGCGCGGGAGATCGTGAAGGTCATCAAGGACTCGAAAAAGAAGGTGCAGGCGTCCATCCAGGGAGACACGGTGCGGGTGAGCGGGCGCGACCGCGACACGCTGCAGGAGATCATCGCCCTGCTGCGGGGCAGCGACTTCGGCATCGATATGCAGTTCACCAACTACCGCACCAATTGA
- a CDS encoding polyprenyl synthetase family protein → MSTPATTRGKEVFELLREDLAAIEREFGRETVSRTAAITEIGAHLRAGGGKRIRPSLLLLAAKLYGKNGATVVRLGAVVEIIHTATLVHDDIIDEAETRRGQPSANRTWGNSRCVLAGDWLYMQAFKIAVAERNFRVLDVLIDLTQQMVEGELMQAEALGRAISLHEHLDLIHRKTACLFATCMRLGAIVGGAPAHEEEALAEYGRNLGLAFQVVDDHLDLTASEEVLGKPVGSDLREGKVTMAVIHALEQCTPEERRKIETVLQERAFASVSLSEVQEILNRYGSLDWAMAEAHRYAEAARGYLGEFPDSEIRRALEWATEFVVEREK, encoded by the coding sequence GTGAGCACGCCGGCCACAACCCGGGGCAAGGAAGTGTTCGAGCTGCTACGCGAGGACCTGGCGGCGATCGAGCGCGAGTTCGGGCGGGAGACGGTGTCGCGCACGGCGGCCATCACGGAGATCGGCGCGCACCTGCGCGCGGGCGGAGGCAAGCGCATCCGGCCGTCCCTGCTGCTGCTGGCGGCGAAGCTCTACGGCAAGAACGGCGCGACGGTAGTCCGCCTGGGCGCGGTGGTCGAGATCATCCACACCGCCACGCTGGTGCACGACGATATCATCGACGAAGCGGAAACGCGCCGGGGCCAGCCTTCCGCCAACCGCACCTGGGGCAACTCGCGCTGCGTGCTGGCCGGCGACTGGCTGTACATGCAGGCCTTCAAGATCGCGGTGGCGGAGCGAAACTTCCGCGTGCTGGACGTGCTGATCGACCTGACCCAGCAGATGGTGGAAGGCGAGCTGATGCAGGCGGAGGCGCTGGGGCGAGCCATCTCACTCCACGAACACCTGGATTTGATCCATCGCAAGACGGCGTGCCTGTTCGCTACCTGCATGCGACTGGGGGCGATCGTGGGCGGGGCGCCGGCGCACGAGGAAGAAGCGCTGGCGGAGTATGGGCGCAACCTGGGGCTGGCCTTCCAGGTGGTGGATGATCACCTGGACCTGACAGCGTCGGAAGAAGTGCTCGGCAAGCCGGTGGGCAGCGACCTGCGCGAAGGCAAAGTGACCATGGCGGTGATTCATGCGCTCGAGCAGTGCACGCCCGAGGAACGGCGCAAGATCGAAACGGTGCTTCAGGAGCGGGCGTTCGCCAGCGTCAGCCTGAGCGAAGTGCAGGAGATACTGAACCGCTACGGGTCGCTGGATTGGGCCATGGCGGAAGCGCATCGGTATGCGGAGGCCGCGCGAGGTTACCTCGGCGAGTTTCCGGATTCGGAGATCAGACGGGCGCTGGAGTGGGCGACTGAGTTTGTAGTGGAGAGAGAGAAATAA